From a region of the Cucumis sativus cultivar 9930 chromosome 6, Cucumber_9930_V3, whole genome shotgun sequence genome:
- the LOC101214633 gene encoding ankyrin repeat-containing protein At5g02620: protein MENSLKEISLEKQPSSRVVMERQKSIRGFMEKQKSFRMVMERQLSFMGGERKKTKESPGKRGDSPLHLAARAGNVVRVKEILQNSNDKNESNSLLSKQNLEGETPLYAAAENGHDFVVAEMLKYLDLETSFMAARNGYDAFHVAAKHGHLKVLQELLDVHPNLAMTTDSVNSTALHTAAMQGHIDVVNLLLETDSELSKIARNNGKTVLHSAARMGHVEVVKLLVSKDPTLGFRTDKKGQTPLHMAVKGQNDSIVMELLSPDPSVLTLEDNKGNTALHIAVLKRRTENVRRLLSVNGININAINKNGETPLDIAEKFGSSELVNILKEAGAVISKDQGKPPSAAKQLKQTVSDIKHDVESQLQQTRQTGFRVQRIAKRLKKLHISGLNNAINSATVVAVLIATVAFAAIFTVPGQFVEQKSNDETLGQAHIATNAAFIIFMVSDSMALFISLAVVVVQTSVVVIEQKAKRQLVFVINKLMWLACLFISVAFISITYVVVGSNHKWLAICATVIGSTIMLTTIGSMCYCVVQHRMEESKMRSIKRGESRSRSYSMSVVASESELLNNEYKRMYAL, encoded by the exons ATGGAGAAtagtttgaaagaaatatcGTTGGAGAAGCAGCCAAGCTCTCGTGTGGTTATGGAGAGGCAGAAAAGCATTAGAGGGTTCATGGAGAAGCAGAAGAGTTTTCGGATGGTGATGGAGAGGCAACTCAGTTTCATGGGCGGGGAGAGGAAGAAGACGAAGGAATCACCTGGGAAACGTGGGGATTCACCACTTCACTTGGCAGCACGAGCTGGAAACGTAGTGAGAGTCAAAGAGATTCTTCAGAATAGCAATGATAAAAATGAGTCAAATTCATTATTGTCAAAGCAGAATCTCGAAGGTGAGACTCCTCTCTATGCAGCTGCTGAAAATGGGCACGACTTCGTTGTTGCAGAGATGTTGAAATATTTGGACCTCGAGACTTCATTTATGGCTGCCAGAAACGGATACGATGCTTTCCACGTTGCAGCAAAGCATGGCCATCTCA AGGTGTTGCAGGAACTTCTTGATGTACATCCCAACTTGGCCATGACCACAGACTCGGTCAACTCAACTGCTTTGCACACAGCTGCCATGCAGGGGCACATTGATGTGGTAAATCTCCTTCTCGAAACAGACTCAGAACTTTCTAAGATAGCTCGAAACAATGGTAAGACTGTCCTTCATTCAGCTGCCAGAATGGGCCATGTTGAAGTTGTTAAATTATTAGTAAGCAAGGACCCAACCCTCGGATTCCGAACTGACAAGAAGGGGCAAACCCCACTGCACATGGCTGTAAAAGGGCAGAACGATAGCATTGTGATGGAGTTACTAAGTCCTGATCCTTCAGTTTTAACTTTGGAAGATAACAAGGGTAATACAGCATTACACATTGCAGTGTTGAAGAGACGTACTGAG AATGTTCGTCGCCTATTATCTGTTAATGGAATTAACATCAATGCCATCAACAAGAATGGAGAAACCCCACTTGACATTGCGGAGAAATTTGGATCTTCAGAACTTGTAAACATCTTGAAGGAAGCAGGTGCAGTCATTTCCAAAGACCAGGGCAAACCCCCAAGTGCAGCCAAGCAACTTAAGCAGACGGTTAGTGACATAAAGCATGATGTTGAATCCCAACTACAGCAGACCCGCCAAACTGGTTTTAGGGTTCAGAGAATCGCGAAAAGGTTAAAGAAACTTCACATTAGTGGTCTCAACAATGCCATAAACTCTGCAACTGTTGTGGCTGTTCTCATTGCTACTGTTGCTTTTGCGGCTATATTCACCGTACCAGGACAGTTTGTCGAGCAGAAATCGAATGATGAAACTCTGGGACAGGCACATATCGCTACAAATGCAGCTTTCATCATTTTTATGGTCTCCGACAGTATGGCATTGTTCATTTCCCTGGCAGTTGTAGTTGTCCAGACATCTGTGGTTGTGATTGAACAGAAGGCAAAAAGACAACTGGTTTTTGTAATTAACAAGCTCATGTGGTTGGCTTGCCTCTTCATTTCAGTTGCCTTCATTTCAATCACATATGTGGTTGTTGGGTCAAACCACAAGTGGCTCGCCATCTGCGCAACTGTGATTGGTAGCACAATAATGCTTACAACAATTGGTTCCATGTGTTATTGTGTCGTTCAACACAGGATGGAGGAGTCAAAAATGAGAAGTATTAAGCGAGGGGAGAGCAGATCTCGTTCCTATTCCATGTCTGTTGTAGCATCAGAATCAGAGTTGTTGAATAACGAATACAAAAGGATGTATGCACTTTAA